The following proteins are encoded in a genomic region of Corticium candelabrum chromosome 11, ooCorCand1.1, whole genome shotgun sequence:
- the LOC134186506 gene encoding exodeoxyribonuclease-like isoform X2, translating to MPPRKKKGSPADAAEPDEKESADELEPKRKIRKTKEKKVTSDSASEDAAASIGDLSNDSKTADGRPWKLKFMSWNVNGLKAWSKRGYTVDYIKREDPDICCLQETKCDKDNIPEEAKLEGYHTFWLSGERKGYSGTGLYSKVKPMNVTYGMGVEEHDKEGRLITAEYETFYFVGSYVPNAGRGLPRLGYRQTWDTALQNYLVELDKKKPVVFCGDLNVAHKEIDIANPKSNKKSAGFTMEEREGFSDLLSCGFVDSFRCLYPDKKGAYTFWVATSRTARADNVGWRLDYFVISQRLESDLCDNVIRSSVKGSDHCPIVLFLAT from the exons CAGACGAGTTGGAGCCGAAACGAAAGATAAGGAAAACAAAGGAAAAAAAG GTTACGAGTGACTCAGCAAGTGAAGATGCTGCAGCATCTATTGGGGACCTCTCTAACGACAGCAAAACTGCGGATGGCAG GCCGTGGAAACTAAAGTTTATGTCGTGGAATGTAAATGGATTGAAAGCTTGGTCGAAAAGG GGTTATACTGTTGACTACATCAAACGTGAAGATCCTGACATTTGCTGTCTGCAAGAAACCAAATGTGATAAAGACAACATACCAGAA GAGGCAAAGCTGGAAGGCTACCATACATTTTGGTTGTCTGGAGAAAGGAAGGGGTACTCTGGAACAGG TCTCTACAGCAAAGTAAAGCCGATGAATGTGACGTACGGGATGG GTGTCGAGGAACACGACAAAGAAGGAAGGTTGATAACAGCAGAATACGAAACCTTCTACTTTGTTGGCTCAT ATGTTCCGAATGCTGGTCGAGGCCTACCAAG GCTAGGCTACCGTCAAACATGGGACACAGCCTTACAGAATTACCTTGTAGAACTCGATAAGAAAAAGCCTGTTGTGTTCTGTGGCGACTTGAATGTCGCCCACAAAGAGATAG ACATTGCTAATCCGAAGAGCAATAAGAAGTCAGCTGGTTTTACGATGGAAGAAAGAGAAGGGTTTTCGGATCTTCTCTCTTGTGGGTTTGTTGACTCATTTCGTTGTCTTTACCCGGATAAGAAAGGTGCATACACATTCTGGGTCGCCACCTCTCGAACAGCAAGAGCAGATAATGTTGGATG GCGTCTTGACTATTTTGTCATCTCACAACGACTGGAGAGTGACCTTTGTGACAATGTTATCAGATCAAGTGTTAAGGGCAGTGATCATTGCCccattgttttgtttttggcCACATAA